In Solanum pennellii chromosome 7, SPENNV200, the following are encoded in one genomic region:
- the LOC107026087 gene encoding uncharacterized protein LOC107026087, with protein MENPGKKVLLTSNGDEICNNIAYHLAQRGCQLVLMGNERQLKSVAENIKQSLKGSVAAEVVGLDMTEDRETAFDEAVDKAWKIFGKLDALVHCYAYEGKMQDPLQLIDDEFKKIVKINFMAGWYLLKCIGNRMRDGKSGGSIVFMTSIIGAERGIYQGAAAYGSCAAGIQQLVRLSAIELGKYQIRVNGILRGLHLEDEFPLSVGKERAVKLTKEAAPLNRWLDPKKDLASTVIYLISDDSRYMTGTSIFVDGAQSLVRPRMRSYM; from the exons ATGGAAAATCCTGGAAAGAAGGTGTTGCTTACCTCCAACGGTGATGAAATTTGCAACAACATTGCGTACCATTTAGCTCAGAGGGGTTGCCA ATTGGTTTTGATGGGAAATGAGCGCCAATTGAAGAGTGTAGCGGAGAATATAAAGCAATCACTAAAGGGTAGTGTCGCTGCAGAAGTTGTGGGATTGGATATGACGGAGGATAGAGAAACTGCTTTTGATGAAGCTGTGGACAAGGCATGGAAGATATTTGGGAAGTTGGATGCCTTGGTACACTGCTATGCTTATGAAG GGAAAATGCAAGATCCACTGCAGCTAATTGATGACGAgttcaaaaaaattgtcaaaataaattttatggcTGGATGGTACCTGTTGAAATGTATCGGTAACAGAATGCGAGACGGTAAATCCGGAGGATCCATTGTATTTATGACCTCGATCATTGGTGCTGAGAGAGGAATATATCAAGGAGCTGCTGCTTACGGTTCATGTGCCGCTGGAATTCAGCAGCTGGTTAGG TTATCTGCAATTGAATTGGGGAAGTACCAAATCAGGGTGAATGGCATATTGCGCGGCTTGCACCTCGAGGATGAGTTTCCTTTGTCAGTGGGTAAGGAGAGAGCAGTGAAGTTGACCAAGGAAGCAGCGCCTCTAAATCGATGGCTTGATCCTAAAAAGGATCTGGCTTCCACTGTCATCTATTTAATCAGTGATGATTCAAGATACATGACAGGAACCTCCATCTTTGTTGATGGTGCCCAGTCTCTGGTGAGGCCGCGAATGCGCTCATACATGTGA